Proteins encoded in a region of the Pseudomonas shahriarae genome:
- a CDS encoding NlpC/P60 family protein: MEWINSYLSCRYEDGARGPEKFDCWGLVRDARHRHQGMRLLPSWGHVRNTEPKEFTRAYRNEAEHMEVCQPEPGSIAAVMRGQICIHVALVVDAGDRLKVLEINPTRGARCLPLSQWARDHNTVIYYRDKQ; encoded by the coding sequence ATGGAATGGATAAATTCGTACCTGTCTTGCAGGTATGAGGATGGCGCGCGCGGGCCTGAAAAGTTCGATTGTTGGGGTCTGGTTAGGGATGCACGCCACCGGCACCAGGGCATGCGCCTCCTGCCTAGCTGGGGCCATGTGCGCAACACCGAGCCTAAGGAGTTCACCCGGGCTTACCGCAATGAGGCTGAGCACATGGAGGTTTGCCAGCCTGAGCCGGGCTCTATTGCCGCCGTCATGCGCGGGCAGATCTGCATCCATGTCGCGCTTGTTGTCGATGCCGGAGACCGCCTGAAGGTCTTGGAGATCAACCCTACGCGCGGCGCCAGATGCCTTCCGCTGAGTCAGTGGGCGCGCGACCACAACACCGTCATTTATTACCGGGACAAACAATGA
- a CDS encoding host specificity factor TipJ family phage tail protein, giving the protein MISIYPNKIVPFPADTREVSQRQSLLSWFHADGMPESVEPAALPVSVFINGERALPTQWATIEFGPEDRVEIYREPKGTDPFSITLALVFGAKAVMSALMPKMPSLNNGGGTKRGNDLGLATVKGNQVKLNSVIREIAGRQRPYPDYAIPPNRYFKDAASQWIEMLLCVGRGKYQIPLGSITIGDTPVISLGADAEIHIYGPGADLTNEEAAKWWHSAPEVGATSTGTAGIELRSTYAVAPVPVAQSYQFAADTITIPTGAGEFPVGWAAGMLVRVEVGYPYTVVDGGPDRDIIKGDLDQVAPFVGMEIEIAGANAGNYVVHSYTPGVGGALDEMTLNWADGGAAVGLQVGDLSMSIGYRGLRYRITSASTSSITVERLNGSGEDDELWPGFDALSTTLATLRLDGSTQEGDWAGPFPVCPDGAVTTTVAWDVFFPQGLAIVDSKGWVGVNSVEVELQYRDITTAGAWTSFSKAYYGSTLDQHGYTEKLTIPVAMRPEVRMRRIGAKSTSTQHAETVQWYGLRANLAAPTSYEGVTMIALRVKGGNRIASQSESQVSCIATRILPVRRGGVWAPEEPTRDISAWIGHVARSVGYSVDDGNSDIDLAELDRLHAIWTARGDYYDRSIDTPSTVKACMIEALQAGFAELTIDRGLIRPVRDEPRGAEFDHIYNPQVMTKPLKREAEHVTADDFDGIDVEYLSSNTWQVETVECRLGDDQGLRTEKVRLEGVVDETRVWRWGMRRRRQQVYQRKRYSFTTELDALNSGYLDYALLGDTTPGYGQSAMLKGYALMGDQHLLVSSERFDWSAGGEHWIALRRRDGSGSGPYMATRIDDYRLTIPDLDFTPILDSSMDAPVLQFGPKAKFCYPALIKEVNPSGTVSCSVTAVNYDARVYLDDNNFPPA; this is encoded by the coding sequence ATGATCTCAATCTATCCAAACAAGATCGTTCCGTTCCCGGCCGACACGCGCGAGGTATCGCAACGCCAGAGCTTGCTTTCGTGGTTTCACGCAGACGGCATGCCTGAGTCGGTTGAACCTGCGGCGCTGCCAGTCAGCGTTTTCATCAATGGTGAGCGCGCGCTGCCAACCCAGTGGGCAACTATCGAGTTTGGCCCAGAGGACCGCGTCGAGATCTATCGCGAACCAAAAGGCACTGATCCGTTCTCTATCACCCTGGCACTGGTGTTCGGAGCCAAGGCCGTGATGAGCGCGCTGATGCCAAAAATGCCTTCGCTCAACAACGGCGGCGGCACGAAACGCGGCAATGATCTTGGGTTGGCCACGGTAAAGGGCAACCAGGTAAAGCTGAACTCAGTAATCCGTGAGATCGCCGGCAGGCAGCGCCCATACCCCGACTACGCCATTCCCCCTAACCGCTACTTTAAGGATGCGGCTTCGCAGTGGATTGAAATGCTGCTGTGCGTTGGGCGTGGCAAATACCAGATCCCGCTGGGGAGCATCACAATCGGCGATACGCCGGTAATCTCCTTGGGCGCTGATGCCGAAATACATATCTACGGCCCCGGCGCCGACCTGACAAATGAGGAAGCGGCCAAGTGGTGGCATTCGGCGCCAGAAGTTGGGGCTACCTCTACCGGCACGGCAGGCATTGAGCTGCGTTCGACCTACGCCGTAGCGCCAGTCCCAGTGGCTCAGTCCTATCAGTTTGCTGCGGACACCATCACGATCCCCACCGGCGCTGGTGAGTTCCCGGTCGGCTGGGCGGCTGGAATGCTTGTTCGGGTAGAAGTTGGCTATCCGTACACCGTCGTCGATGGCGGCCCAGATCGGGACATCATCAAGGGTGATCTTGACCAGGTAGCACCGTTTGTTGGGATGGAGATTGAAATCGCTGGCGCAAACGCAGGGAACTACGTTGTTCACTCGTATACGCCAGGGGTTGGTGGTGCTCTCGACGAAATGACCCTCAACTGGGCGGACGGCGGTGCAGCTGTAGGCCTGCAGGTCGGCGACTTGTCGATGAGCATCGGTTATCGAGGACTTCGCTACAGAATCACGTCTGCCAGCACATCATCCATTACTGTCGAACGCCTGAATGGGTCTGGCGAAGATGATGAGCTTTGGCCGGGTTTTGATGCTCTATCCACAACGCTGGCAACGCTAAGGCTTGATGGATCGACACAGGAAGGTGATTGGGCTGGGCCTTTTCCAGTCTGCCCTGACGGGGCGGTGACCACTACCGTGGCCTGGGATGTATTTTTTCCTCAGGGGTTGGCGATTGTCGACTCCAAGGGATGGGTTGGCGTGAATAGCGTTGAGGTTGAGCTTCAGTACCGTGATATCACGACCGCAGGTGCGTGGACCTCCTTTTCCAAGGCTTACTACGGGTCGACACTTGATCAGCACGGCTATACGGAAAAGCTGACTATCCCGGTGGCGATGCGCCCAGAGGTCAGAATGCGCCGTATCGGGGCCAAGTCTACAAGCACTCAGCATGCAGAGACCGTTCAGTGGTATGGACTGCGGGCGAATCTCGCAGCGCCTACCAGTTATGAAGGCGTCACCATGATTGCCTTGCGCGTGAAGGGTGGCAACCGCATCGCCTCCCAGTCGGAAAGCCAGGTGTCGTGTATTGCGACGAGGATTCTTCCTGTTCGCCGCGGAGGGGTGTGGGCGCCTGAGGAGCCTACACGCGATATATCGGCTTGGATTGGTCATGTTGCGCGCAGCGTAGGGTACTCGGTTGATGATGGTAACTCTGACATCGATCTTGCGGAGCTGGATCGTCTGCACGCCATATGGACGGCTCGGGGCGATTATTACGACCGATCAATAGACACGCCGAGCACGGTCAAGGCCTGCATGATCGAGGCTCTGCAAGCTGGTTTTGCGGAGCTTACGATTGATCGAGGTCTGATCAGGCCGGTGCGGGATGAGCCGCGCGGAGCGGAGTTTGACCACATCTACAACCCTCAGGTCATGACCAAGCCACTGAAGCGTGAGGCCGAGCATGTGACGGCTGACGATTTCGACGGGATCGACGTCGAATACCTGAGCAGCAATACCTGGCAGGTCGAAACGGTTGAATGTCGTCTTGGAGATGACCAGGGCTTGAGGACGGAGAAGGTTAGGTTAGAGGGCGTGGTCGACGAAACACGCGTTTGGCGCTGGGGGATGCGCCGCCGCCGCCAGCAGGTCTACCAGCGTAAACGCTACAGCTTCACGACGGAGCTGGACGCGCTCAATAGCGGATACCTGGACTATGCCCTGCTTGGAGATACAACCCCTGGATACGGGCAGAGCGCCATGCTCAAGGGATATGCGCTGATGGGTGATCAGCACCTGCTGGTTTCGTCCGAACGATTCGATTGGTCTGCCGGCGGAGAGCACTGGATAGCACTGCGCCGCAGGGACGGCAGCGGCTCAGGACCATACATGGCGACCAGGATCGACGATTACCGCCTGACCATCCCTGATCTGGACTTCACGCCGATACTGGATAGCTCAATGGATGCGCCAGTCTTGCAGTTTGGCCCTAAAGCGAAGTTCTGCTATCCCGCACTCATAAAGGAAGTAAACCCAAGCGGAACGGTCAGCTGCAGCGTCACAGCAGTTAATTACGATGCTCGCGTCTATCTAGACGACAACAACTTCCCGCCGGCGTAG
- a CDS encoding DUF1833 family protein, translating into MDPDDEYRRPSNQQGVARGMIEPTILNLIYREALASGGNEVFVRTLELTCSAWDPVLICNGFKDRICGSEDGRVLSFTAANIGIALPQKNNKGNQALAFGVDNTTGEVRHKADQALEANARITATYRVYLASDLSAPCERPYRMTVQSDSFESNNANLPCGFFDLIGTAWPRALYNTSKFPCLKYL; encoded by the coding sequence ATGGATCCTGATGATGAATATCGTAGACCTAGCAATCAACAGGGAGTGGCCAGAGGCATGATAGAGCCGACCATTCTCAATCTAATCTACCGGGAGGCGTTGGCTTCTGGTGGCAACGAAGTCTTTGTCCGAACCCTTGAGCTGACTTGTTCGGCGTGGGATCCAGTGCTGATATGCAATGGCTTCAAGGATCGAATCTGCGGCAGCGAGGATGGCCGTGTGCTCAGCTTCACTGCAGCAAACATCGGTATCGCGCTCCCGCAGAAGAATAACAAGGGCAACCAGGCTCTTGCGTTCGGCGTGGATAACACGACAGGAGAGGTTCGCCACAAGGCGGATCAGGCGTTAGAGGCGAATGCCCGTATCACCGCCACTTACCGCGTTTATCTAGCAAGCGACCTCTCAGCGCCATGCGAGCGACCCTACAGAATGACCGTTCAAAGCGATTCGTTCGAAAGTAATAACGCGAATCTGCCGTGTGGGTTCTTCGACCTGATCGGTACTGCCTGGCCTCGCGCCCTTTACAACACCAGTAAGTTCCCTTGCCTCAAATACCTCTAA